The DNA segment CGGCGAGTTCCGGACCGCCGATGCGCCCGAGGAACACCGACAGCAGCACGGCGGTGTAGGCCGGGTTGGCGAGGGCGGCCGCACGGCTGTGCCGCTCCGCGCCCGCCGGCAGCTCCGCGAGCCCCACCGTCGGGTTGCCGGGGCAGATCAGCAGGAGCTCGTCCACCTTGTGGCCGGCCTGCTCCAGCTGCCACGCCGCCTCGAAGGCGACCCGCGCGCCGAAGGAGTAGCCCCACAGCGTGTACGGGCCGTCGGGCTGCACCGCACGTATCTCCGCGACATCCGCCGCCGCCATCCCGGCGATGGTGGCGTACGGCGTCTCGCCGTCGTTGATCCCGGCCGCCTGGATGCCGTAGAACGGCCCGCCCGCCGCCGACTCGGCCGCCAGGGTCCGCAGGTTCATCGGGTACCCGCCGAGCCCAGGCCAGCAGAACACCGGCCGGCCCGCGCCGTTGTCGTGCAGCGGCAGCAGCCGGGACGAGGGCGCGGGCGCGTCCTGGGCCACCCGGGCCGCGAGGTCGGCGAGGCGGGGGCACTCGAAGAGGACCTGGAGCGGCAGCGACGTGCCGAACTCGCGGTTGACACGGTGGGTGAGCGTCACCGCCACCAGGGAGTTGCCGCCACGGGCGAAGAAGGTGTCCGCCATCGACACGTCCGGGTACCTCAGCGCGGCGCCCCACAGGGCGGCCAGCCTCCGCTCGACGTCCGTCGCGGGCGCCACGTGCGGCTCCCCGGCCGCCCCCGCGTCGCGGACCGCGTCCGACGCCGCCAGCGCGACCGTGTCCACCTTGCCGTTCGCGGTGAGCGGCAGCGCGTCCACCACCTGCACCCGGTCCGGGATCATGTAGTCCGGCAGCAGCCGCACCAGGTCGTCCCGGATCATCTCCGTCGGACCGCGCATGTGGACCGAGTCCTCGCGCATCCCCTGGGACGACAGCTGTTCGTCGCTCACCCGGCCGCCGACGAAGAAGTACGAGGGGCCCGGGGCGATGCCCGCCCCGGCCAGGAGGTCGTCGAGGCGCAGTGCGGCGGGCAGCGGGTTGCCGCTGCGGGAGGAGTAGCCGGACGACATCAGTCCGAGCCGCAGACCGTTGCACTGGAGGTGGTGCAGGAGGCGGCCCAGCACCACGTAGCGCAGCCAGGGGCGTTCCTCCCGGCTGACGGCGGATATGCCGAACGACGACGTTCCGTACACACCCTGGTTGATGGCGATCACGTCCCGGCGGCGCACCACCTGGTCCGATATGTGCAGGAGCTCGCCGTCGGCGTACCGGTACGTTCCCTCCGCGAGCCCGGCGATCCGGTCACCGTGCGCCTGGACGAAGACGTCGGCGGCGGGACCTGCCGGACCGGCGTCCGCGGCGGGCACCAGGTCGAAGGCCCCCATGTAGTGGTCGTCGGAGGCCGCGCCCACGTGTGCGGGGAACGCGGCGTCCCGGCCGGCCGGGCGTACGGCCAGGCCGTACGCGGGCAGCACCCGGTCGAGCACACCGAGCAGGTGGCCGGCCTCGAACTCCAGCACCTCGTCGATGTTGTTGCTGTACACCGACGCGATGGCGGCCCGCCGGCCGAGGAGGTGCACGCGGATCGCGCCGCGGCTCCCGTCGGGGCTCCCTCCCGGCGCGTCACCGAACCTCACCAGCTCGTGGCGCGACGGGTGGAAGTAGTGGACGCCCGCTTCGAGGCCGCACCCGCCGTCGGTCTCCAGGTACATCTGGGTGGCGTACAGGGCGCCGGGCGAGGCGTAGGCGTACTTCGGGAGGAGCCGCTCCTCGCTGTGGAACGGGCCGAACCAGCGCAGCAGTTCACCGAGCGAGGCCAGGTCCGGGCCGTCGGCGGCCGGGGCGGGGACGGGGGCGGGGGCGGCGGGAGACAGCAGCCGCACCAGGTCGTCCCGCGTCACCGCGTCGGCGCCGTCGTGGAAGCGGTACGTCTTGCGTGCGAAGACCTCCGCGCGCTGCGCCGCGCCGCCCTCGGCGCCCGGCAGCGCCACCGCGGGCAGTCCGGCCAGTTCCTCGTCGGTCCTGAC comes from the Streptomyces sp. NBC_01471 genome and includes:
- a CDS encoding amino acid adenylation domain-containing protein → METQTHPTARAAAPRHEPALFGLLVRAAAADPGATALEHADGRLTRRELVGAARSLGHRLARLGAGADVTVGLYAEPSADLVVGVWGILASGGAYLPLSPEYPEERLRFMVRDSGTRLLVTQSHLAAKARALAGPQASVIVLDEPGPADGLPAAPLPPARPGDLAYVIYTSGSTGRPKGVMVEHRSVVSQLTWLRSTGQLGPGVRILQKTPMSFDAAQWEILAPAAGGAVVAGRPSVHRDPEAVVELMRAHGVTTLQCVPTLLQALLETEGFTECRSLRRVFCGGEALTTALAGEFAAVLPDVSLVNLYGPTECTINATAHVVTSSPPEGGAQATTVPIGTPVDGVTAFVLDELGRPVDIGEKGELHLGGVQVARGYLNLPEQTAQRFVASPLSPGEPLYRTGDLVSWNPDGTLQFSGRIDSQVKLRGYRVELEEVASAVEEHTWVRRAAAVVTRAPGTGWQTLVACVELNPREAALMDQGNHGAHHQSKASRLQVRAQLSHPGVRTDEELAGLPAVALPGAEGGAAQRAEVFARKTYRFHDGADAVTRDDLVRLLSPAAPAPVPAPAADGPDLASLGELLRWFGPFHSEERLLPKYAYASPGALYATQMYLETDGGCGLEAGVHYFHPSRHELVRFGDAPGGSPDGSRGAIRVHLLGRRAAIASVYSNNIDEVLEFEAGHLLGVLDRVLPAYGLAVRPAGRDAAFPAHVGAASDDHYMGAFDLVPAADAGPAGPAADVFVQAHGDRIAGLAEGTYRYADGELLHISDQVVRRRDVIAINQGVYGTSSFGISAVSREERPWLRYVVLGRLLHHLQCNGLRLGLMSSGYSSRSGNPLPAALRLDDLLAGAGIAPGPSYFFVGGRVSDEQLSSQGMREDSVHMRGPTEMIRDDLVRLLPDYMIPDRVQVVDALPLTANGKVDTVALAASDAVRDAGAAGEPHVAPATDVERRLAALWGAALRYPDVSMADTFFARGGNSLVAVTLTHRVNREFGTSLPLQVLFECPRLADLAARVAQDAPAPSSRLLPLHDNGAGRPVFCWPGLGGYPMNLRTLAAESAAGGPFYGIQAAGINDGETPYATIAGMAAADVAEIRAVQPDGPYTLWGYSFGARVAFEAAWQLEQAGHKVDELLLICPGNPTVGLAELPAGAERHSRAAALANPAYTAVLLSVFLGRIGGPELAACLRTVRDEEGFVAFVHGTVPALDPGVIRRITRIVAATYEFDYTFAELVERRLTAPVTLFKAAGDDYSFIEGRSGFSATPPTVVELAGDHYQVLREHGVAELVRAIRSRR